The following proteins come from a genomic window of Sinorhizobium fredii NGR234:
- a CDS encoding ABC transporter substrate-binding protein yields the protein MGIRRYAMLGAIALASVSLPAFSASAEDVTVTVWSLDRDIQPAPNLINDFNKLNSGIKVEYRQIQFDDVVSEAMRAYSTGQAPDIIAVDNPEHALFSSRGAFLDLTDMISKSSVVKPDNYFPGPLASVTWDGKYYGIPKATNTIALFYNKDMFKAKGLDPSKPPQTWDELVAAARKLTDPAANVYGLAFSAKANEEGTFQFLPWAQMAGGGYDSINSEGAVKALDIWKTIIGEKLASPDSLTRGQWDSTGTFNSGNAAMAISGPWELDRMIKEAKFDWGVALLPVPEIGAERSSAMGDFNWAIFASTEHPQEAFKVLEYFVSQDDRMFKDFGQLPARSDIAIPPTGEPLKDAALKVFLEQLKYAKPRGPHPEWPKISKAIQDAIQAALTGQMSSKEALDQAAEKIKAVLG from the coding sequence ATGGGTATCCGCAGATATGCAATGCTGGGCGCAATCGCCCTTGCGAGTGTTTCCTTGCCGGCCTTTTCCGCCAGCGCGGAAGACGTCACGGTCACGGTCTGGTCATTGGATAGAGATATCCAGCCGGCGCCGAACTTGATCAACGATTTCAACAAGCTCAATTCAGGAATTAAAGTCGAGTATCGGCAGATCCAGTTCGACGACGTCGTCAGCGAAGCGATGCGCGCCTATTCGACGGGGCAGGCACCGGACATCATCGCCGTCGACAATCCCGAGCACGCGCTGTTTTCCTCGCGCGGCGCCTTCCTCGACCTCACCGACATGATTTCGAAGTCCTCGGTGGTGAAGCCGGACAACTATTTTCCCGGGCCGCTCGCCTCCGTAACCTGGGACGGCAAATATTACGGCATCCCGAAGGCGACCAACACGATCGCCCTTTTTTACAACAAGGACATGTTCAAGGCGAAGGGGCTTGACCCGAGCAAGCCGCCGCAGACCTGGGACGAGTTGGTCGCGGCGGCACGCAAGCTGACCGACCCGGCCGCGAATGTCTACGGCCTTGCCTTCTCGGCCAAGGCGAACGAGGAGGGTACCTTCCAGTTTCTGCCCTGGGCGCAGATGGCGGGCGGCGGCTATGACAGCATCAATTCCGAGGGTGCGGTCAAGGCTCTCGACATCTGGAAGACGATTATCGGCGAGAAGCTTGCTTCGCCGGATTCGCTCACACGCGGCCAATGGGACTCGACCGGTACCTTCAACTCCGGCAATGCCGCGATGGCGATTTCCGGCCCGTGGGAGCTCGATCGCATGATCAAGGAGGCGAAGTTCGATTGGGGCGTGGCGCTGCTGCCGGTGCCTGAGATCGGCGCTGAACGGTCCTCGGCGATGGGCGATTTCAATTGGGCGATCTTTGCGAGCACCGAACATCCGCAGGAAGCCTTCAAGGTCCTCGAATACTTCGTTTCGCAGGACGACCGAATGTTCAAGGATTTCGGCCAACTGCCCGCCCGCTCGGATATAGCCATTCCCCCGACCGGCGAACCCCTGAAGGATGCGGCTCTCAAGGTTTTCCTCGAACAGCTGAAATATGCCAAACCGCGCGGTCCGCACCCGGAATGGCCGAAGATTTCGAAAGCGATCCAGGACGCGATCCAGGCGGCTCTGACCGGCCAGATGAGCTCGAAAGAGGCGCTTGATCAGGCTGCCGAGAAGATCAAGGCGGTTCTCGGCTGA
- a CDS encoding sugar phosphate isomerase/epimerase family protein gives MSNPAKSIRIGTMVSATKGEAAKRIAEIADLGFESFEPFFWQTTNGQDLAELGKRCREAIGDRDITISTLGMFGNPLEDTDIDLQTLKGWKDCIDNAHHFGATCVAGFTGRIRNRPLTDSLPRYRKVWRELAARAADRGVKIAFENCAMDGNWATGDWNIAHNPDAWELIFNETPDDHIGLEWEPCHQMVYLIEPLPQIRKWAHKIFHVHGKDATIRWDIIREHGIFGKEKFVFMRTPGFGDSNWTDIISELRLAGWSGSIDIEGWHDPVYRDALEMTGQVHALNHLKTCRGGDFVADPA, from the coding sequence ATGAGCAATCCAGCCAAGTCCATCCGCATCGGCACCATGGTGAGCGCCACCAAGGGCGAGGCGGCGAAGCGCATCGCCGAGATCGCCGACCTGGGCTTCGAAAGCTTCGAACCCTTCTTCTGGCAGACCACCAACGGGCAGGACTTGGCCGAACTCGGCAAGCGCTGCCGCGAGGCGATCGGCGATCGCGACATCACCATCTCGACGCTCGGCATGTTCGGCAATCCCCTCGAGGATACCGATATCGACCTGCAGACGCTTAAGGGCTGGAAGGACTGCATCGACAATGCCCATCATTTCGGCGCGACCTGCGTGGCGGGTTTTACCGGCCGGATCCGCAACCGGCCGCTCACCGACAGCTTGCCGCGTTACCGCAAGGTCTGGCGTGAACTCGCTGCACGCGCCGCCGACAGGGGCGTGAAGATCGCTTTCGAGAACTGCGCCATGGACGGCAACTGGGCGACAGGCGATTGGAACATCGCCCACAATCCGGACGCCTGGGAGCTGATCTTCAACGAGACGCCGGACGACCACATCGGCCTCGAATGGGAACCCTGTCACCAGATGGTTTATTTGATCGAGCCGCTGCCGCAGATCCGCAAATGGGCGCACAAGATTTTCCACGTGCATGGAAAGGATGCGACGATCCGCTGGGATATCATCCGCGAGCACGGCATCTTCGGCAAGGAGAAGTTCGTGTTCATGCGCACGCCCGGTTTCGGCGACAGCAACTGGACCGACATCATCTCCGAGCTGAGACTCGCCGGCTGGTCCGGCTCGATCGACATCGAAGGCTGGCACGATCCGGTCTATCGCGACGCGCTGGAAATGACCGGCCAGGTCCATGCGCTCAACCACCTGAAGACCTGCCGGGGAGGTGACTTCGTCGCCGACCCTGCCTGA
- a CDS encoding Gfo/Idh/MocA family protein has translation MILRAVLCGCGAMSRGWVKAIAADPDLRSAIRIVGLVDVKPETALALAAEFDLQDAVIGSDLDAVLAETTPEILFDVVVPAARRDVVATGFRHGCHVLSEKPMAASLAAGRELIRLADEAGKMHAVVQNRRFISGVRRIRRFVEEGGLGQLTGIHCDFFIGAHFGGFREEMEHVLLLDMAIHTFDAARFIADRKPIAVYCHEENPRGSWYRHGAAATAIFELSDDVTFTYRGSWCAEGANTSWESAWRVTGTRGTLLWDGAESYRANTVGSSEGLLREPVPLEIPEPADPGQTHGHASVIADFIAAIRSGKKPETASDDNINSLAMVFAAIESARTRQRVTI, from the coding sequence GTGATTTTGCGCGCAGTTCTGTGCGGGTGCGGAGCTATGTCCAGGGGCTGGGTGAAGGCGATCGCCGCCGACCCCGATCTTCGGTCGGCGATCCGGATCGTCGGCCTCGTCGACGTGAAACCCGAGACCGCTCTCGCTCTTGCCGCTGAATTCGATCTCCAGGACGCCGTCATCGGCTCCGATCTCGACGCGGTGCTCGCCGAAACGACCCCGGAGATCCTTTTCGATGTCGTCGTGCCGGCGGCGCGGCGCGACGTCGTTGCCACCGGTTTCAGGCATGGGTGCCACGTGCTCAGCGAAAAGCCGATGGCCGCATCGCTCGCTGCCGGCCGGGAGTTGATCCGCCTCGCCGACGAGGCGGGCAAGATGCATGCGGTCGTGCAGAACCGGCGGTTCATTTCCGGCGTGCGCCGCATCCGCCGTTTCGTGGAGGAAGGCGGCCTCGGACAGCTGACCGGCATTCACTGCGACTTCTTTATCGGTGCCCATTTCGGCGGCTTTCGCGAAGAGATGGAGCACGTCCTGCTTCTCGATATGGCGATCCACACCTTCGATGCGGCCCGCTTCATCGCCGACAGGAAGCCGATTGCCGTCTATTGCCACGAGGAGAACCCGCGCGGCTCCTGGTATCGGCACGGGGCGGCCGCAACGGCGATCTTCGAACTTTCGGACGACGTCACGTTTACCTATCGGGGCTCCTGGTGCGCCGAGGGCGCCAACACGAGCTGGGAAAGCGCTTGGCGGGTCACGGGGACGCGAGGCACGCTGCTTTGGGATGGGGCCGAGAGCTACCGTGCCAATACGGTCGGGAGCAGCGAGGGCTTGCTGCGCGAACCGGTGCCGCTCGAAATCCCGGAGCCCGCCGATCCGGGGCAAACGCATGGGCACGCCAGCGTTATTGCCGATTTCATCGCGGCGATCCGCAGCGGCAAGAAGCCGGAGACGGCGAGCGACGACAATATCAACAGCCTTGCCATGGTGTTCGCGGCGATCGAGAGCGCCCGTACCCGGCAGCGCGTGACAATCTGA
- a CDS encoding LacI family DNA-binding transcriptional regulator, which produces MKGIRRLAQHLDISIGTVSRALNGRPDVNEETRRRVLAAAKELGYVANQSGRSLRQGTTNIIGFMMQTGAEITGQGDTFFMSVFDGVQAVFARHKLDLVALLCSSQEDPADYLRRVVARGFADGMILSATQRHDPRVELLSERNIPFVTLGRTLTDAGQPWLDLDFEGMAQASIDRLVARGHRRIAITRPHDDVNLGYVFVERCREALASHGLTLDEDLIFRSTPNEAGGYQIGRDLLALDDRPTAIVLINETIAIGFYRALSEAGVRPGRDIAVIGRYSPHAQFLSPSLTCFQLSLRDLGVALAETLLATMPAFRHHYPSTTANTLWPMELVEGASDALYIHQS; this is translated from the coding sequence ATGAAGGGCATTCGGCGCCTTGCGCAGCATCTCGATATATCGATCGGAACGGTCTCCCGTGCGTTGAACGGCCGCCCCGATGTGAACGAGGAGACGCGCAGGCGGGTGCTCGCGGCCGCCAAGGAACTCGGCTATGTGGCGAACCAGTCCGGGCGAAGCCTGCGGCAGGGAACGACCAACATCATCGGCTTCATGATGCAGACCGGAGCGGAGATCACCGGCCAGGGCGACACGTTCTTCATGAGCGTCTTCGATGGGGTCCAGGCGGTATTCGCCAGGCATAAGCTCGACCTCGTCGCCCTGCTCTGCTCGTCGCAGGAGGACCCGGCCGACTACCTGCGCCGCGTGGTGGCCCGCGGCTTTGCCGACGGGATGATCCTGTCGGCAACGCAACGGCACGATCCGCGCGTCGAGCTCCTTTCCGAGCGCAACATTCCTTTCGTCACGCTTGGCCGAACCCTGACGGATGCCGGCCAGCCCTGGCTCGACCTCGATTTCGAGGGCATGGCGCAGGCGTCCATCGACCGGCTTGTGGCGCGCGGGCATCGCCGCATCGCCATCACGCGGCCGCACGATGACGTTAACCTTGGCTATGTCTTCGTCGAACGCTGCCGCGAGGCACTGGCGTCGCACGGTCTCACTCTCGACGAGGACCTGATCTTTCGGTCCACTCCCAACGAGGCGGGCGGATACCAGATCGGCCGTGATCTCCTGGCGCTGGACGACCGCCCGACCGCAATCGTGCTGATCAATGAAACGATCGCGATCGGCTTTTACCGGGCCTTGTCCGAGGCCGGCGTCAGGCCGGGACGTGATATCGCGGTCATCGGGCGCTACAGCCCGCACGCCCAGTTTCTCTCGCCGTCGCTCACGTGCTTCCAGCTGTCGCTGCGAGATCTCGGCGTCGCCTTGGCCGAAACGCTGCTCGCGACCATGCCGGCCTTCAGGCATCACTACCCATCTACGACAGCGAACACGCTCTGGCCGATGGAGCTCGTCGAAGGCGCGAGCGATGCGCTCTACATCCATCAGTCTTGA
- a CDS encoding site-2 protease family protein, with protein MAWSFRIGTIAGTALRVHVTFALLLVWIWLMHYRIGGTPAALEGVAFVLAVFACVVLHEFGHIAAARHFGIRTPDITLLPIGGVARLERMPEEPGAEFVIAIAGPLVNVAIAGIIILLLRTSVGLEQIAGIEDPHMSFLARLAGVNVFLVLFNMIPAFPMDGGRVLRAALASRLSWPRATQIAAIIGQGLAFVFGFVGLFYNPLLIFIAIFVYLAATAEAQNAQIREVSGSVLVSDVMITEFATLDRTASIDEAIEALLATTQREFPVVDASGHFEGLLTRDDMIRTLKEKGAATPVVQVMRRDVPRIHHRKRLDESLRLMQEASSPAIAVMDNMDRLVGLMTHETIGEMMMVRAAAAGRFRFGHLRHRNPEGRS; from the coding sequence ATGGCTTGGTCTTTCAGGATTGGAACGATTGCCGGCACGGCGCTTCGCGTGCATGTGACCTTTGCGCTGCTGCTCGTCTGGATCTGGCTGATGCATTATAGGATCGGCGGCACGCCGGCCGCCCTCGAAGGCGTCGCATTCGTCCTGGCGGTCTTCGCCTGCGTCGTTCTGCACGAATTCGGCCATATCGCCGCGGCGCGCCATTTCGGCATCAGGACGCCGGATATCACGCTTCTCCCGATTGGCGGCGTCGCCCGGCTCGAGCGCATGCCGGAAGAACCGGGGGCGGAATTCGTGATCGCGATCGCCGGACCGCTTGTCAACGTGGCGATCGCCGGCATCATCATTCTCCTGCTCAGGACCTCCGTCGGCCTCGAACAGATCGCCGGGATCGAGGATCCGCATATGAGCTTCCTGGCGCGGCTCGCCGGGGTGAATGTCTTTCTGGTGCTTTTCAACATGATCCCGGCCTTTCCCATGGACGGCGGCCGCGTCTTGCGTGCCGCGCTGGCCTCGCGCTTGAGTTGGCCGCGCGCCACGCAGATCGCTGCGATCATCGGCCAAGGCCTCGCCTTCGTCTTCGGCTTCGTCGGCCTGTTCTACAATCCGCTGCTGATCTTCATCGCGATCTTCGTCTATCTGGCAGCGACCGCGGAAGCGCAGAACGCCCAGATCCGCGAGGTGTCCGGCAGTGTTCTGGTGAGCGACGTGATGATTACCGAATTCGCAACGCTCGACCGCACGGCGAGCATCGACGAGGCTATCGAAGCCCTGCTTGCGACGACGCAGCGCGAGTTTCCGGTCGTGGATGCTTCCGGCCATTTCGAGGGCCTGCTGACGCGGGACGATATGATCCGGACCCTGAAGGAGAAGGGCGCAGCAACACCCGTCGTCCAGGTGATGCGTCGCGACGTGCCGAGGATCCACCATCGCAAACGCCTCGACGAAAGCCTCAGGCTCATGCAGGAAGCGAGTTCACCTGCGATCGCGGTCATGGACAACATGGACCGCCTGGTCGGCCTGATGACCCATGAAACCATCGGCGAGATGATGATGGTGCGTGCGGCCGCGGCGGGCCGTTTTCGTTTCGGGCATTTGCGTCACCGCAATCCCGAGGGGCGCAGTTGA
- a CDS encoding S41 family peptidase, with protein MKPFGPLPFVLLLLLVPAQGFALDLPRSGHSVFDRAVELVVDNFYDASALDRFGAAVRRQVTDEREALTAKSPGERVDAAVESVLASLGVSHTARFTADTIDYYELADIFRFAIRNDIKRLFPPDGEVRYAGIGMVTHLEGGLRFASDVYDGAPAARAGIRVGDEILSVDGLPYREIASFKDKAGRTVDVRLRRRREAPPITVTVAVERLQPLRTFEKAIESSIAVTEREGRRIGYLRLWTLSTRDGLEIVARELARGRLKDADGVVVDLRGRWGGGPPDAADLFVGGVPTFRLISRDGKDMLGTVRWRRPVVAIIDEGSRSGLELFAHALKVNGIPLVGARTAGALLAGRAFLLPDDSLLEVAVSDAVIDDGLRLEGRGVEPDIAASFSLPYAAGRDPQLDAAMEEMQRILAKG; from the coding sequence ATGAAACCGTTCGGCCCCCTGCCCTTCGTGCTCCTGCTCCTGCTCGTGCCCGCCCAAGGCTTCGCCCTGGATCTGCCCCGCTCCGGCCATTCCGTGTTCGACCGCGCCGTCGAGCTGGTCGTCGACAATTTCTATGACGCATCGGCGCTCGATCGATTCGGCGCTGCGGTCCGCCGCCAAGTGACGGATGAGCGCGAAGCGCTGACGGCAAAGAGCCCTGGGGAGCGCGTCGACGCGGCGGTCGAGAGCGTGCTCGCCAGTCTCGGCGTTTCACATACCGCCCGCTTCACCGCCGATACGATCGACTACTATGAACTGGCCGACATATTCCGTTTTGCCATCCGCAACGACATCAAACGCCTGTTTCCGCCGGACGGCGAGGTTCGCTATGCCGGGATCGGCATGGTTACGCACCTCGAAGGCGGGCTGCGCTTCGCCAGCGATGTCTATGACGGGGCGCCCGCCGCCCGGGCAGGCATCAGGGTCGGCGACGAGATCCTCTCCGTGGACGGCCTGCCGTACCGTGAGATCGCATCGTTCAAAGACAAGGCCGGGCGCACTGTCGACGTCCGGCTGCGCCGGCGTCGGGAGGCGCCGCCAATCACCGTCACGGTCGCCGTCGAGCGTCTGCAGCCGCTGCGCACATTCGAGAAGGCGATAGAGAGCAGCATTGCGGTCACCGAGCGGGAGGGCCGGCGCATCGGCTATCTGCGGCTCTGGACCCTCTCCACCCGCGACGGCCTCGAGATCGTCGCCCGCGAGCTCGCAAGGGGCCGCCTCAAGGACGCTGACGGCGTTGTCGTCGACTTGCGCGGCCGTTGGGGCGGGGGTCCACCGGACGCAGCGGACCTTTTCGTCGGGGGCGTACCGACATTCCGGCTGATCTCGCGGGACGGCAAGGACATGCTCGGAACCGTTCGCTGGCGCCGGCCGGTGGTGGCGATCATCGATGAGGGTTCGAGAAGCGGCCTCGAGCTCTTCGCCCACGCCCTGAAGGTGAATGGCATACCCCTCGTCGGCGCGCGCACAGCCGGCGCACTGCTCGCCGGCCGGGCCTTTCTTCTTCCCGATGACAGCCTTCTGGAAGTGGCGGTCTCCGATGCGGTCATCGACGACGGTCTGCGCCTCGAAGGTCGCGGCGTCGAACCGGACATTGCCGCGTCGTTCAGCCTACCCTATGCGGCGGGGCGCGACCCGCAACTCGACGCCGCAATGGAGGAGATGCAGCGCATTCTCGCCAAGGGTTGA
- a CDS encoding ABC transporter permease has translation MAITLDRAIGQKQQSWVTSVLASQTFWVLIAVILACLFLSVATDTFATPKNLYNITRNFTFVAIIALGMTLVIITGGIDLSVGSVLCLCSMVLAVVMNAGYSIEVGIAASVGTALVIGGFNGVMIAYLGFPPFVITLGMLSIARSLAMVASNNTVVFQFGPDHDMLLALGGGAWFLGIANPVIYMIVLALLTGFVLRWTKFGRYVFAIGGNEHAATLTGVPVRRIKVAVYMISALSAGVAGIIQTGWLGAVTTNIGAGMELQVIAAAVIGGANLAGGVGTASGALIGAALIEVIRNSLGLLGINAFWQGTFIGGATVLAVLFDRIRSFRQSE, from the coding sequence ATGGCAATTACCTTGGATCGGGCGATCGGGCAGAAACAGCAGAGCTGGGTCACCTCGGTTCTGGCAAGCCAGACGTTCTGGGTGCTGATCGCCGTCATTCTGGCCTGCCTCTTCCTGTCGGTGGCGACGGATACCTTCGCGACGCCGAAGAACCTCTACAACATCACCCGCAATTTCACCTTCGTGGCGATCATTGCGCTCGGAATGACGCTGGTGATCATCACCGGCGGCATCGACCTGTCGGTCGGCTCGGTCCTGTGCCTCTGCAGCATGGTGCTCGCGGTGGTGATGAATGCCGGCTACAGCATCGAGGTCGGGATAGCCGCTTCGGTCGGCACGGCCCTCGTCATCGGGGGGTTCAACGGCGTCATGATCGCCTATCTCGGCTTTCCACCCTTCGTCATCACGCTCGGCATGCTGTCGATCGCGCGCAGCCTGGCGATGGTCGCCTCCAACAATACCGTCGTCTTCCAGTTCGGCCCGGATCACGACATGCTGCTGGCGCTCGGCGGCGGCGCCTGGTTCCTGGGGATCGCCAATCCGGTGATCTACATGATCGTGCTGGCGCTGCTGACAGGCTTCGTGCTGCGCTGGACGAAGTTCGGCCGCTACGTCTTCGCAATCGGCGGCAACGAGCACGCCGCGACGCTGACCGGCGTTCCGGTCCGCCGGATCAAGGTTGCCGTCTACATGATTTCGGCGCTTTCGGCGGGCGTGGCCGGCATCATCCAGACCGGCTGGCTCGGCGCCGTCACCACCAATATCGGCGCCGGCATGGAGCTTCAGGTGATCGCCGCGGCGGTCATCGGCGGCGCCAACCTGGCGGGCGGGGTCGGTACGGCTTCCGGCGCCCTGATCGGTGCGGCCCTGATCGAGGTGATCCGCAACAGCCTCGGCCTGCTCGGCATCAACGCCTTCTGGCAGGGAACGTTCATCGGCGGGGCGACGGTGCTCGCCGTTCTGTTCGATCGCATCCGCAGTTTCCGCCAGAGCGAGTAG
- a CDS encoding ATP-binding cassette domain-containing protein produces the protein MSSRACTSLFVGRLIDAVPRICVNGDRIPLGEETRAAAAYRLLPSEVCSKRSFGNRYREAIVAVLELANISKHFGAIQAVNDVSFSLQAGEVVGLMGDNGAGKSTIVKMIAGNYRPSHGSMRMNGAELVMHRPVEARQHGIEIVYQDLALCDNLTAAANVFLGRELRRGVGPLRILDYKSMYRRAGEIFKELKSETRPRDLVKQMSGGQRQAVAIARTMLSEAKIVLMDEPTAAISVRQVAEVLNLIRQLRDRGIAVVLISHRMPDVFDVADRVIVMRRGRKVADKAIAASSPEEVTGLITGAIEKV, from the coding sequence ATGAGTTCGCGCGCATGTACGTCTTTATTTGTAGGACGATTGATTGACGCTGTTCCGCGCATTTGCGTAAATGGAGATCGCATTCCCCTGGGGGAGGAGACCCGGGCGGCGGCGGCATATCGGCTTTTGCCAAGCGAGGTATGCTCGAAGCGCAGCTTCGGCAACAGGTATCGGGAGGCTATCGTGGCGGTTCTCGAACTCGCCAACATTTCCAAGCATTTTGGCGCCATCCAGGCGGTCAACGACGTGTCGTTTTCGCTCCAGGCGGGCGAGGTGGTCGGTCTCATGGGCGACAACGGCGCCGGCAAGTCCACCATCGTCAAGATGATCGCCGGCAACTATCGGCCGAGCCACGGTAGCATGCGCATGAATGGTGCCGAACTCGTCATGCACCGCCCTGTCGAAGCCCGCCAGCACGGCATCGAGATCGTCTACCAGGACCTGGCGCTCTGCGATAATCTGACGGCGGCGGCGAACGTCTTCCTCGGGCGCGAATTGCGGCGCGGCGTCGGTCCATTGCGCATACTCGATTACAAGTCGATGTACCGGCGCGCCGGAGAGATATTCAAGGAATTGAAGTCCGAAACGCGGCCGCGCGACCTCGTCAAGCAGATGTCGGGCGGGCAGCGGCAGGCGGTGGCAATCGCCCGCACCATGCTTTCGGAAGCGAAGATCGTGCTGATGGACGAACCGACGGCGGCGATCTCGGTCCGCCAGGTGGCGGAAGTGCTGAATCTCATTCGCCAATTGCGCGACCGCGGCATCGCCGTCGTGCTGATCAGCCACCGCATGCCTGATGTCTTCGACGTTGCCGATCGCGTCATCGTGATGCGGCGCGGCCGGAAGGTTGCAGACAAGGCGATTGCGGCGAGTTCGCCGGAAGAGGTCACGGGCCTGATCACGGGGGCGATCGAAAAGGTCTAG
- a CDS encoding NAD-dependent epimerase/dehydratase family protein, translating into MLILVTGATGKVGQHLIAGLLDDPRFSRARIRALCHNRLCAETDRVEVFRGSIAERDVAARALVGVTHVVHLATCKETPDSVMDVTVKGLFWLLEEFRLSETGRQFILIGGDAGVGHFHYRHDGPITEATPHRAYPGCYALSKVLEEVMLEQYGIQYGINGCCLRAPWIMEKDDFKFSLSFGDDVFGGPVWKDLVPEADARRYAKDGTVPLLLDADGRPLKRNFVHVDDLVSAILAAIDNPRAVRQLFNVSMDRPVDYGEVATYLARTRGLGFIDIPSRFHSNWMDNSKAKYLLDWQPGYDLEKLIDSAWQYERAEEDPRIVWYPG; encoded by the coding sequence ATGCTGATCCTTGTCACCGGGGCAACGGGCAAGGTCGGACAGCATCTCATCGCTGGGCTGCTTGACGATCCGCGTTTTTCCAGGGCGCGCATCCGTGCGCTTTGCCACAACCGCCTGTGTGCCGAGACAGACCGTGTCGAAGTGTTCCGCGGCTCGATCGCCGAGCGCGACGTCGCGGCCCGCGCGCTCGTCGGAGTAACGCACGTCGTCCATCTCGCCACCTGCAAGGAAACGCCCGACAGCGTCATGGACGTGACGGTCAAGGGCCTGTTCTGGCTGCTCGAGGAATTCCGCTTGAGCGAGACCGGCCGGCAGTTCATCCTCATCGGCGGCGATGCCGGCGTCGGCCACTTCCACTATCGTCACGATGGCCCCATCACCGAGGCGACCCCGCATCGGGCCTATCCGGGCTGCTACGCCCTGTCGAAGGTGCTCGAAGAGGTGATGCTGGAGCAGTATGGCATCCAGTACGGCATCAACGGCTGCTGCCTGCGCGCGCCCTGGATCATGGAGAAGGACGACTTCAAATTCTCTCTATCCTTCGGCGACGATGTGTTCGGAGGCCCGGTCTGGAAGGACCTCGTCCCTGAAGCCGATGCGAGGCGCTATGCGAAGGACGGCACGGTGCCGTTGCTGCTGGACGCCGACGGGCGACCGCTGAAGCGCAATTTCGTCCATGTCGACGACCTGGTCTCGGCGATATTGGCGGCAATCGATAACCCCCGCGCGGTCCGGCAGCTCTTCAACGTCTCGATGGATCGACCGGTCGATTACGGCGAAGTCGCCACCTATCTCGCCCGCACGCGCGGTCTCGGCTTCATCGACATTCCGAGCCGCTTCCACTCCAACTGGATGGACAACAGCAAGGCCAAATATCTGCTGGACTGGCAACCCGGCTACGATCTCGAGAAGCTTATAGACTCGGCCTGGCAGTACGAACGCGCGGAGGAGGATCCGCGCATCGTCTGGTACCCCGGCTGA
- a CDS encoding sugar-binding protein, translating into MRKALLLAAAVLALSAGTALAQKKQLVIVVKGLDNPFFEAINQGCQKWNKENPDSEYECFYTGPASTSDEAGEAQIVQDMLGKADTAAIAISPSNAKLIAQTLKTANPTVPVMTLDADLAAEDSALRKTYLGTDNYLMGFRIGEYIKKGKPNGGKICTIEGNPGADNILRRAQGMRDALTGQKGLAELKGEGGWTEVAGCPVFTNDDGAKGVQAMTDILAANPDLDAFGIMGGWPLFGAPQPYRDLFKPMADKISKNEFVIGAADTIGEEVAIAKEGLVTALVGQRPFEMGYKAPSVMMDLIAGKPVEDPVFTGLDECTKDTADTCIQK; encoded by the coding sequence ATGAGAAAGGCGTTATTGCTTGCCGCGGCCGTCCTGGCGCTCAGTGCCGGAACCGCTCTGGCCCAGAAGAAGCAGCTTGTCATTGTCGTGAAAGGCCTCGACAACCCGTTCTTCGAGGCGATCAACCAGGGCTGCCAGAAGTGGAACAAGGAAAATCCGGATTCGGAATATGAGTGCTTCTACACCGGCCCCGCCTCGACATCCGACGAGGCCGGCGAGGCGCAGATCGTCCAGGACATGCTGGGCAAGGCGGATACGGCGGCGATCGCCATTTCGCCCTCGAACGCCAAGCTCATCGCCCAGACGCTCAAGACCGCCAATCCGACAGTCCCTGTCATGACGCTGGATGCGGACCTCGCGGCCGAGGATTCAGCGCTGCGCAAGACCTATCTCGGTACGGACAATTACCTGATGGGGTTCCGCATCGGCGAGTACATCAAGAAGGGCAAGCCGAATGGCGGCAAGATCTGCACCATCGAAGGCAATCCCGGCGCCGACAACATCCTGCGCCGCGCCCAAGGCATGCGCGACGCGCTGACCGGTCAGAAAGGGCTGGCGGAACTCAAGGGCGAAGGCGGGTGGACGGAAGTCGCCGGCTGCCCGGTCTTCACCAATGACGACGGCGCCAAGGGCGTGCAGGCAATGACGGACATCCTTGCCGCCAATCCCGACCTCGATGCCTTCGGCATCATGGGCGGCTGGCCGCTGTTCGGCGCGCCGCAGCCTTACCGCGACCTGTTCAAGCCGATGGCCGACAAGATTTCCAAGAACGAATTCGTCATCGGCGCTGCCGATACGATCGGCGAGGAAGTGGCCATCGCCAAGGAGGGTCTGGTGACCGCCCTCGTCGGGCAGCGGCCCTTCGAGATGGGCTACAAGGCGCCCTCGGTGATGATGGACCTGATCGCCGGCAAGCCGGTCGAGGATCCGGTCTTTACCGGTCTCGACGAATGCACCAAGGACACCGCGGATACCTGCATCCAGAAGTGA